In Nissabacter sp. SGAir0207, the genomic stretch TGATCGTGCCGAGAGCGAAGCGGCACTGGCCTATGCCATTAACCGGGATGGCCCAGCCGCGCTGGCCGCCGCTGCGCAGGCCTGTGGTGCGGCACTGCTGCACATCTCCACCGACTACGTCTTTCCTGGCGACAAGCCAGCGCCTTACCGCGAGGATGACCCGACTGGCCCAACCGGCATTTACGGCGCCAGCAAACTGGCGGGCGAAGAGGCGGTAACGGCCGCCTGCCCGCGTCACATCATCCTGCGCACCGCCTGGGTATTTGGCGCTCACGGCCACAACTTTGTCAAAACCATGATCCGGCTGGCCAAGGATCGTGACCAACTCTCTGTGGTGGGTGACCAGTTCGGCAGCCCGACCTATGCCGGTGACATCGCGCTGGCGCTGCTGACCCTCGCCCGCCGGGTGGCGGATGGTCAGGATGTCGCTTGGGGCATCTACCACTACAGCGGTGCCCCCTACACCTGCTGGGCTGACTTCGCCCGCGCGGTGATTGAGCAGGCCGTTGAGGCCGGCTATGTCGCCCGTCTGCCGGATATTCGTCCTATTACTACGGCAGAGTATCCAACGCCCGCCCGGCGCCCGGCCAACTCCCGGCTGGATTGCCGCAAAATTGAGGCAGCGTTCGGCATTGCCCCGAGTGACTGGCAGGCAGCGCTGCGTGACATCGCACCCTATGCCTGACGGAGCCAGCTGCGCCGCCACGTAAGGAGAGTGCTTCCCGGCCTGGCCGGGGAGCCGTCAACAGGAAGCAAGGTAAGAGAAAGGTAATGAATCCACATTCGCGCAAGCCCGCCTCGCTGCTCTCATTGGCAGCCAACACCTGGGTACACCGGAACCTCATTTATCAGATGGCCAAACGGGATGTGATCGGGCGTTACAAAGGCTCGGTCATGGGCCTGCTCTGGTCATTCATCAACCCCATTTTTATGCTGGCGGTCTACACGCTGGTCTTCTCTGTGGTCTTCAAGGCTCGCTGGGCCGGGGCGGATGCCAGTGAATCGAAAATGGATTTTGCCATCATTCTGTTTGTCGGATTAATCACCCACGGCCTGTTCGCCGAAGTGCTCAATCGCGCGCCCTTTCTGATTGTCCAAAATGCCAACTATGTGAAGAAAGTGGTGTTCCCGCTGGAGATTTTGCCCATCGTCACCCTCTGCTCAGTGCTGTTCCACAGCCTGATCAGTCTGCTGGTACTGCTGGTGGCCTTTTTCATCTTCAACGGCCACCTCTACTGGACAGCGCTGTTCGCGCCGCTGGTGTTTTTGCCGCTGCTGCTCATGACGCTCGGGCTGGCGTGGTTTGTCGCCTCGCTTGGGGTCTTTGTGCGCGATGTCGGACAGACGGTCTCGTTGCTGATGATTGTAATGATGTACCTCTCCACCGTGTTTTTCCCGATTGCCGCTCTGCCAGAAGAGTTGCAGCCAGTGATCCTGCTCAACCCGCTCACCTTCATTATCGAGCAGGCGCGGGCGGTGCTGATTTGGGGCAAATTGCCTGATTTTGCGGGCCTGGGAGCCTATACCCTGGTGGCGATGGTGGTGATGTGGCTGGGATATGCCTGGTTCCAAAAGACGAGAAAGGGATTTGCAGATGTCCTCTAATGATTATGCGATCCGCATTGAAAATATAAGCAAATGCTATCAGGTGTATGAGAGCCCCATTCGCCGGCTCCAACAATTTATCGTCCCACAATTTGATCGACGTCTTGGCCGACAGCCGCGAGTCTATCATCAGGATTTCTGGGCGCTGCGCGATGTCTCGCTGGAGTTGCCGCGTGGGCAGACAATGGGAATTGTCGGGCGCAATGGCTCAGGCAAATCGACATTGCTGCAAATCATCGCGGGTACGCTGACGCCCACTGCCGGTGATGTCAAAGTCAATGGCCGGGTAGCGGCGCTGCTGGAGCTGGGGGCTGGGTTTAACAATGATTTCAGCGGTCGGGACAACGTCTACCTGAACGCCTCGCTGTTGGGGCTGAGCCGCGAGGAGACCGACGCCAAACTGGATGACATCCTCGCCTTTGCCGACATTGGCCACTTTATCGACTCGCCCGTGCGCGCCTACTCCAGCGGGATGCTGGTGCGACTGGCGTTTGCGGTGCAGGCGCAAATTGACCCGGAAATTTTGATCGTTGATGAGGCGCTGGCCGTCGGCGATGCCAAATTTCAGGCGAAATGTTTCGCGCGCCTGAAAAAGCTGAAAGAGCAGGGCACCTCCATTCTTTTTGTTTCACATGCCACTGAACAGATTGTCACCCACTGTGACAGTGCGCTGCTGCTCGATGGCGGCCATGTGCAGGTGCAGGGCAAGCCGCGTGACGTGGTCAACCGCTACCTGGATATCCTGTTTGGTAAGCCGCAAAAAGAGAAGGGCGCGCGCGAAGAGGCGGCAGCGCTAATTGAGGAGGCGGTGGTCGGAGAGACCGAACGCTCGGCCCGAGAAGAGGGCAAAACCCCAGCGCGCCTGCCGCTGAAAGCGTTGGTTGCAGGCAGCTATGATGAGCGGGTGAACTACAATCCGGCGGAGTACCGCTGGGGTGACCGCGCGGCTGAGCTGGTCGATTTCCATCTTGAGCAGGCGGGCGAGGCCTATCCAGTCAGCCTGACCCCGCGTGAGGAAATCCGTTTTACCTTCCGGGTACGCTTCAATGCGCTGGTGGTGCGCCCAATCTTTGGCTTTGCCGTCAAAACCAAGGAGGGGGTCACTATCTATAACACCAACTCTGAAATTCAACATATTGACCTGCTGAATGAAGGTAAGCCCGGCGCTGAGACCCTGGTTACGGTGGTGATGCCTGTCACCCTGTATGAAGGGGACTACTTTGTGTCAGTTGGGATCGCCAGCTGCTCCGCCAGCGGTGAAATCATTCCGCACGACCGCCGTTATGACTCAATCCATCTTACTGTGCAGCCGGTAGGGACGTTCACCGGTTTAGCTGATCTGAATGCGAGAATTAAATTTGAAACAGATTGACACACATCACAGCCTCTCTGCGCACGATTTTGTTCTGAATGAACCCACCGGTGTATGGTGCCAGGATACAAAACAGACCTTTGGTTACAACGACGGCGATGCGATTGAGAACTACGTTCTGGATGCGGTGACCCAAGCCAGCGACTTGGGCGTCTATTCACTGGAGTTGAGTGAAAAGATGAAGGATTGGCCCTCCACCTATCACCTGATTTCGCGCCGCTCAAACCTGCTGCTGCCCTTCAAAGAGTGGTTTAACGGCAAGCGGGTGTTGGAAATTGGCTGCGGCTGCGGGGCCATTAGCCGTTTTCTGGGTGAGTCCTGTGCGGAGGTGGTCTCCGTCGAGGGCAGCCTGCGCCGGGCGCAGATTGCCCGTCAACGCACCCGTGATTTACCTAATGTTACGGTTGTCTCTGCGCCAAGCGATACCCTGCCCGATTTAGGGGAGTTTGATGCGGTGTTGCTGGTGGGCGTACTGGAGTACGCCAATATGTTCCTTGGGCCAAACGGGCAGCAACGTTTGCTGGAAGATTGCCAGCGCCGCCTGACCGCTGATGGGCGTCTGTTTGTCGCCATCGAAAATAAGCTGGGCCTGAAGTATTTTTCCGGTGCCAATGAGGATCACCTTGGGCAACCGATGGTTGGCATCAATAATGCCTATGACGGAAATGGCGTCAGCACCCTCGGTCGCCGGGATCTTCTGGCGCTGATGACCCGCAGCGGCTTTGGTGAGGTACAGGAGTACCTGCCGCTGCCGGACTACAAATTGCCAGTGACGATGGTCACTCCGTTGGGATGGCAGCAATACGCGACCTCCCTGACGCCGCTGGTGATTGAGTCCGTACACCAGGATCCTCAACAAATCCCGCTCTATCTCTTCTCACTGGAACAGGCGACCAAAAGTGTCTGGGAGAATGGCGCCGCGCCCGATCTGGCCAACTCCTTCCTGATGGTGTGCAGCAAGCAACCGCAAGCGCCCTCGCTGCACCCACAGACGGCGGCTTACCACTTTACCGATGGCCGCATTCCGGCCTTCAACAAAATTACCCGTTTTGATCATACTGGCGAAGGCGGGCTACAGGTCTACACCGGCCCAATGGTGGAGGCCGCTGGCGAGACCAGCTTTATTTGCCATAACCAGCCGGAGGAGAGCGCTTTTATTCACGGTGCCTCCCTGTGGCTGGAGTTGCTGCAACAGGTCAACCGCACCGGCTGGACGTTCGATGATCTGAAGGCGTGGGCGACTAGCTGGCTGGATAGCCTGCTGACGCGTGCCGGCCACCCGGCAGGCGCGTATGACAAAGCGCTGGCGCTGCCACCGGAGTATCAGGATGCTTTGCCCTTCAACGCCATGCGCACCCCGGAAGGGGAGATTATTTACTTCGACCTGGAGTGGGAGCCGGAAGAGACGGTTTCATTGGGTTATATCGCGTACCGCGGCCTTTATCACTCCCTGTTCCGCATCACCTCGCTGGCCTCCCTGCCGCCGGAGTGTAGCCACAATGTGTTTGAGCTGACGCTGGCCCTGATGCAGGCCGTAGGCTTTGAGTGCGATGAGCAGGATGGCATGACCTATCTGCAGCAGGATGCCGCCTTTATGGCGCGCATCCAGAATAAAGAGCCTGAGCCGATTGCTGAACAGCTGCGCCACGTTGGCCTGCGGATCCGCGTTGACCTTGGTCAGGTGGGCGATCACATCACGCTCTTACAAGCTGCCGCTGAAGAGGAGCGGGCGGCCCGCCAGGACGATCTCGCCAGCTTGAACCACGAGAAAGAGTTGTTGGTGCAGGTGCAGCATGTGCTGATCAAGGAGAATCGGCTTCTTGAGCAGCAACTCACCCGGTTGAATGAGGGCCGAGACGCTATCAGCTACTCGCAGGAGGAGGTGGACGCGCTCAATCTGCAAATTGCCCACCTGAATCAGCAAGCCAATGATCTCCACCATCATCTCGCTGAGTTAAACCAGCATGCGGTCAACCTGGACCAAAATCTGGCAGGGGTATACCGCTCCGCCAGCTGGCGCGCAACGGCACCACTGCGGGCGATTAGCCGCCGAATGCCAGCCGATAAGCGCAAATACGCCCATTTTGCCGTGCACAAATTCCACTCTGTGGGGCGGCTGGCAAAAAATGCGCCGCAATATGCCCGCGAAATGGGCGGCTGGAAGCCTCTGGCCGACTACGTCTACCGCACATTGCGCCGGGAAGGGGTTGGCGGCATCCTCGCACGTGCGCGTGGGAAATTGAATCAGGCGGCGATCATCACGCCAGCACAGCGCCGCTCTGATTATGAGGAGTGGGTCGGGCTATATGACACCTTTGGCCCGGCGCAGCGTGAGCAGGCGTTGCAGGAGATTGAGCACTTTGACCGTTACCCGGTCATCAGCGTGGTAATGCCGGCCTATAACCCGCCGGTAGCACTGTTGAGCGAGGCGATCGAGTCCGTCCGGAATCAGGTCTACCCCCACTGGGAACTGTGCATCGCCGATGACTGCTCGCCCAATGCGGAAGTGCAGCAGGTGCTTAAATCCTATGCCGCCAAGGATCCGCGCATCAAAATCTGTCTGCGTGAGCAGAACGGACACATTTCGGCCGCCAGTAACAGTGCGCTGGCGTTGGCGACCGGGGAGTACATTGCCCTGCTTGACCATGACGACCTGCTGCCGGCGCATGCCCTGTTCGAAGTCACCAAAGCCGTGCTGGCTCATCCCGAGGCGAGCATGTTCTACAGTGACGAAGATAAGATGGATCCACAGGGCGTGCGTTGCCACCCCTATTTCAAACCCGACTGGAACCCGGATCTCTTCTTGTCGCAGAACATGTTCTCGCATCTGGGCGTCTATAAACGCAGCCTGATTGAGAAGGTGGGCGGCTTCCGTCTGGGGGTTGAAGGTAGCCAGGATTACGATCTGGCGTTGCGCTGCCTCGAAGAGGCAGGGCATGAGACGGTGCGCCATATCCCGAAAGTGCTCTACCACTGGCGGATCATTCCAGGCAGTACGGCAGCCAGCGGCGGTGAGAAGCCCTATGCATTCCTGGCGGCAATGAAAGTGGTGCGGGAGCATCTGGAAAGGCAGGGTATTCGTGCCGAGGTGGATGAGGCCGTTGAGGGGATGAACATGTTGCGGGTGAAGTATGCCCTGCCAGCAGTACCGCCACGGGTTTCCATCGTCATTCCTACCCGTAACGGCAAAAATCTGGTGCAGCAGTGCATTGACAGCATCACCCAGAAAACCACCTATCCCGATTACGAGATCATTCTGGTGGATAACGGCAGTGATGATGCCGAGGCCGTTGCCTACTTTGCAGAGTTGAATCAGCGTGACAACGTCACGGTGCTGCGTGACGATCGTCCTTTCAACTACTCTGCGCTGAACAATGAGGCGGTTAAAGCGGCACGCGGCGAGCTGATCTGTCTGCTGAACAATGATATTGAGGTCATCTCTCCTGATTGGCTGGATGAGATGGTCAGCCATGCCCTGCGCCCAGAAATTGGTGCCGTCGGCGCCCGTCTGTGGTACCCCAATGACACCATCCAACATGCCGGCGTGGTACTGGGGATGGGCGGGGTGGCCGGGCATGTCCACTTGGGCATTACCCGTGAGAACCCCGGCTACTTTGGCCGCGCCTGGCTGGTGCAGAACTACTCGGCCGTTACGGCAGCCTGTTTGGTGATCCGCAAGTCAGTCTATGAGCAGGTCAATGGGCTGGAGGAGCAGAACCTGACGGTGGCGTTCAATGATGTCGACTTCTGCATCCGGGTGCGCAATGCGGGCTACCGCAACCTGTGGACGCCGTTTGCCGAACTCTATCACCATGAGTCCGCCACACGTGGTAACGATCTGGCACCGGAAAAAATTGAGCGGTTCAAGCGTGAAATTGCCTATATGGAGAGTGCCCACAGGCATGAACTGGATTGTGATCCCGCCTTCAACCCCAATCTGGATTTGATGAACCATCACTTTACGCTGTCATTCCCACCCCGGGAATCCGGTGAATAAAGACGATCGGGGAGGGCGCAAGCCCTCCTCTGTTCTCAGAGGCATAAGCGATGGATTCTCTGCTTCCCACAAACACGCCACATTCTGACCCGCTTCCGGCGCAGGTCGCCATCCTCATGGGCTGCTACAACGGTGCGGCCCATTTGGCGGCGCAGCTGGACTCTTTCCGCGCGCAAACCTATCCACACTGGACGTTATGGGCGTCAGATGACGGCTCAAGCGACGGCACGCCAGCGCTGATTGAGGCGTTTCTGGCCCAGCCGGGTGTGGCGGGGCGCTGTCTGGCTGGGCCGCAACGCGGTTTTTGTGAAAACTTCATGTCATTGATCAGCCATCCGGACATTAAGGCGCAGTACTATGCCTTCGCC encodes the following:
- the rfbD gene encoding dTDP-4-dehydrorhamnose reductase; translation: MKLMIVGSAGQVGKELVQRAPAEWEVLAVDRQQLDITDAAQVSHRVAAFHPDVIINAAAYTAVDRAESEAALAYAINRDGPAALAAAAQACGAALLHISTDYVFPGDKPAPYREDDPTGPTGIYGASKLAGEEAVTAACPRHIILRTAWVFGAHGHNFVKTMIRLAKDRDQLSVVGDQFGSPTYAGDIALALLTLARRVADGQDVAWGIYHYSGAPYTCWADFARAVIEQAVEAGYVARLPDIRPITTAEYPTPARRPANSRLDCRKIEAAFGIAPSDWQAALRDIAPYA
- a CDS encoding ABC transporter permease; translation: MNPHSRKPASLLSLAANTWVHRNLIYQMAKRDVIGRYKGSVMGLLWSFINPIFMLAVYTLVFSVVFKARWAGADASESKMDFAIILFVGLITHGLFAEVLNRAPFLIVQNANYVKKVVFPLEILPIVTLCSVLFHSLISLLVLLVAFFIFNGHLYWTALFAPLVFLPLLLMTLGLAWFVASLGVFVRDVGQTVSLLMIVMMYLSTVFFPIAALPEELQPVILLNPLTFIIEQARAVLIWGKLPDFAGLGAYTLVAMVVMWLGYAWFQKTRKGFADVL
- a CDS encoding ABC transporter ATP-binding protein — encoded protein: MSSNDYAIRIENISKCYQVYESPIRRLQQFIVPQFDRRLGRQPRVYHQDFWALRDVSLELPRGQTMGIVGRNGSGKSTLLQIIAGTLTPTAGDVKVNGRVAALLELGAGFNNDFSGRDNVYLNASLLGLSREETDAKLDDILAFADIGHFIDSPVRAYSSGMLVRLAFAVQAQIDPEILIVDEALAVGDAKFQAKCFARLKKLKEQGTSILFVSHATEQIVTHCDSALLLDGGHVQVQGKPRDVVNRYLDILFGKPQKEKGAREEAAALIEEAVVGETERSAREEGKTPARLPLKALVAGSYDERVNYNPAEYRWGDRAAELVDFHLEQAGEAYPVSLTPREEIRFTFRVRFNALVVRPIFGFAVKTKEGVTIYNTNSEIQHIDLLNEGKPGAETLVTVVMPVTLYEGDYFVSVGIASCSASGEIIPHDRRYDSIHLTVQPVGTFTGLADLNARIKFETD
- a CDS encoding glycosyltransferase, with translation MKQIDTHHSLSAHDFVLNEPTGVWCQDTKQTFGYNDGDAIENYVLDAVTQASDLGVYSLELSEKMKDWPSTYHLISRRSNLLLPFKEWFNGKRVLEIGCGCGAISRFLGESCAEVVSVEGSLRRAQIARQRTRDLPNVTVVSAPSDTLPDLGEFDAVLLVGVLEYANMFLGPNGQQRLLEDCQRRLTADGRLFVAIENKLGLKYFSGANEDHLGQPMVGINNAYDGNGVSTLGRRDLLALMTRSGFGEVQEYLPLPDYKLPVTMVTPLGWQQYATSLTPLVIESVHQDPQQIPLYLFSLEQATKSVWENGAAPDLANSFLMVCSKQPQAPSLHPQTAAYHFTDGRIPAFNKITRFDHTGEGGLQVYTGPMVEAAGETSFICHNQPEESAFIHGASLWLELLQQVNRTGWTFDDLKAWATSWLDSLLTRAGHPAGAYDKALALPPEYQDALPFNAMRTPEGEIIYFDLEWEPEETVSLGYIAYRGLYHSLFRITSLASLPPECSHNVFELTLALMQAVGFECDEQDGMTYLQQDAAFMARIQNKEPEPIAEQLRHVGLRIRVDLGQVGDHITLLQAAAEEERAARQDDLASLNHEKELLVQVQHVLIKENRLLEQQLTRLNEGRDAISYSQEEVDALNLQIAHLNQQANDLHHHLAELNQHAVNLDQNLAGVYRSASWRATAPLRAISRRMPADKRKYAHFAVHKFHSVGRLAKNAPQYAREMGGWKPLADYVYRTLRREGVGGILARARGKLNQAAIITPAQRRSDYEEWVGLYDTFGPAQREQALQEIEHFDRYPVISVVMPAYNPPVALLSEAIESVRNQVYPHWELCIADDCSPNAEVQQVLKSYAAKDPRIKICLREQNGHISAASNSALALATGEYIALLDHDDLLPAHALFEVTKAVLAHPEASMFYSDEDKMDPQGVRCHPYFKPDWNPDLFLSQNMFSHLGVYKRSLIEKVGGFRLGVEGSQDYDLALRCLEEAGHETVRHIPKVLYHWRIIPGSTAASGGEKPYAFLAAMKVVREHLERQGIRAEVDEAVEGMNMLRVKYALPAVPPRVSIVIPTRNGKNLVQQCIDSITQKTTYPDYEIILVDNGSDDAEAVAYFAELNQRDNVTVLRDDRPFNYSALNNEAVKAARGELICLLNNDIEVISPDWLDEMVSHALRPEIGAVGARLWYPNDTIQHAGVVLGMGGVAGHVHLGITRENPGYFGRAWLVQNYSAVTAACLVIRKSVYEQVNGLEEQNLTVAFNDVDFCIRVRNAGYRNLWTPFAELYHHESATRGNDLAPEKIERFKREIAYMESAHRHELDCDPAFNPNLDLMNHHFTLSFPPRESGE